A genomic region of Gallus gallus isolate bGalGal1 chromosome 19, bGalGal1.mat.broiler.GRCg7b, whole genome shotgun sequence contains the following coding sequences:
- the TMEM120A gene encoding ion channel TACAN, producing MASVAECLREWEELQDGFQRIQDNHRLYKQKLEELTKLQDGISSCITRQKKRLKELSLSLKKCKTHVSPEQRDSVQEIQSLIKERQNVFFEMEAYLPKKNGLYLSLVLGNVNVTLLSKQAKFAYKDEYEKFKLYLTIILLIVSFSCRFLLNSRVTDSAFNFLLVWYYCTLTIRESILINNGSKIKGWWVFHHHISTFLSGVMLTWPDGLMYQMFRNQFLSFSMYQSFVQFLQYYYQSGCLYRLRALGERHNMDLTVEGFQSWMWRGLTFLLPFLFFGQFWQLYNAVTLFRMLQHPECKEWQVLMCGLPFFVLFLGNFFTTLRVVHQKFQNQSKDTKRN from the exons ATGGCTTCGGTCGCCGAGTGCCTGCGGGAGTGGGAGGAGCTTCAGGACGGCTTCCAGCGCATCCAG GATAACCACAGGCTGTACAAGcagaagctggaggagctgaCCAAGCTGCAGGACGGGATCTCCAGCTGCATTACACGGcagaagaagaggctgaaggagctgtcTCTGTCCCTCAAGAA ATGCAAGACCCACGTGAGTCCCGAACAGCGAGACTCCGTCCAGGAGATCCAGAGCCTGATCAAAGAGAGACAGAATGTTTTCTTCGAGATGGAGGCCTACCTGCCAAAGAAGAACGG GTTGTACCTGAGTCTGGTGCTTGGGAATGTGAACGTCACGCTGCTCAGCAAGCAGGCTAA GTTTGCTTATAAAGACGAGTATGAGAAGTTCAAGCTCTACCTCACCATCATCTTGCTCATCGTATCCTTCTCCTGTCGGTTCCTTCTAAACTCCAG GGTGACAGATTCCGCCTTTAACTTCCTCCTGGTGTGGTACTACTGCACGCTGACCATCCGGGAGAGCATTCTGATCAACAATGGATCCAA AATCAAGGGCTGGTGGGTTTTCCATCACCACATCTCCACGTTCCTCTCAGGTGTCATGCTGACTTG GCCGGATGGGCTCATGTACCAGATGTTCAGGAACCAGTTCCTCTCCTTCTCCATGTACCAAA GCTTCGTGCAGTTCCTCCAGTACTACTACCAGAGCGGGTGCTTGTACCGGCTCCGAGCACTGGGCGAGAGGCACAACATGGACCTCACTGTGG AGGGCTTCCAGTCCTGGATGTGGAGAGGCCTCACcttcctgcttcccttcctcttctttgGGCAG TTCTGGCAGCTCTACAACGCCGTCACCCTATTCCGGatgctgcagcacccagagtGCAAGGAGTGGCAG GTCCTCATGTGCGGCCTCCCCTTCTTCGTCCTCTTCCTGGGGAACTTCTTCACCACCCTTCGTGTTGTGCACCAGAAGTTTCAGAACCAGAGCAAAGACACAAAGCGGAACTGA
- the POR gene encoding NADPH--cytochrome P450 reductase isoform X1, whose protein sequence is MGDAGMESTVSPPEGTAQDSFLSMTDVFLISLITGLFTYWFFFRKKKEEIPDLPKIQTVSSPARDSSFIEKMKKTGRNIVVFYGSQTGTAEEFANRLSKDAHRYGLRGMAADPEEYDLSDLSRLSEIDKSLAVFCMATYGEGDPTDNAQDFYDWLQEADTDLSGLRFAVFGLGNKTYEHFNAMGKYVDKRLEELGAQRIFELGLGDDDGNLEEDFITWREQFWPAVCEHFGVEATGEESSIRQYELVVHTDVNMNKVYTGEMGRLKSYENQKPPFDAKNPFLAVVTENRKLNEGGERHLMHLELDISNSKIRYESGDHVAVYPANDASLVNQLGEILGTDLDTVMSLNNLDEESNKKHPFPCPTSYRTALTYYLDITNPPRTNVLYELAQYATDTGEQEQLRKMASSSAEGKALYLSWVVEARRNILAILQDMPSLRPPIDHLCELLPRLQARYYSIASSSKVHPNSIHICAVTVEYETKTGRLNKGVATNWLKDKVPNENGRNSLVPMYVRKSQFRLPFKPSTPVIMIGPGTGIAPFIGFIQERAWLKEQGKEVGETVLYYGCRREREDYLYRQELARFKQEGVLTQLNVAFSRDQAEKVYVQHLLKKNKEHVWKLVNDGNAHIYVCGDARNMARDVQNTFYEIVSEYGNMNQSQAVDYVKKLMTKGRYSLDVWS, encoded by the exons ATGGGGGATGCTGGCATGGAATCGACAGTCTCCCCTCCTGAAGGCACTGCACAAGACTCTTTCTTGAGCATGACTGATGTGTTTCTCATCTCACTCATCACTGGGCTTTTTACTTATTGGTTCTTCTTCCgcaagaaaaaggaggaaatccCTGATCTCCCCAAAATCCAAACAGT aTCGTCTCCAGCAAGAGATAGCAGCTTCAttgagaagatgaagaagacG ggCCGAAACATAGTGGTTTTTTATGGTTCCCAGACGGGCACAGCAGAGGAATTTGCCAATCGCCTCTCCAAAGATGCTCACCGCTATGGTCTCCGTGGCATGGCAGCAGATCCTGAGGAGTATGACTTG TCGGACCTGAGTCGCCTCTCTGAGATTGACAAGTCCTTAGCCGTGTTCTGTATGGCCACGTATGGTGAGGGTGATCCTACAGACAATGCCCAGGACTTCTATGactggctgcaggaggctgaCACTGACCTGTCAGGTCTCCGCTTTGCA GTCTTTGGGCTGGGGAACAAGACTTATGAGCACTTCAATGCCATGGGAAAATATGTGGACAAGAGACTGGAGGAGCTTGGAGCCCAGCGCATCTTTGAGCTTGGGCTGGGAGATGATGATGGCAA CCTGGAAGAAGACTTCATCACCTGGAGGGAGCAGTTCTGGCCAGCAGTGTGTGAGCACTTTGGGGTGGAGGCTACAGGAGAGGAATCCAG caTCCGCCAATACGAGCTGGTGGTGCACACAGATGTGAACATGAACAAGGTGTACACTGGGGAGATGGGCCGGCTCAAGAGCTACGAGAACCAGAAGCC GCCATTTGATGCCAAGAACCCCTTCCTGGCTGTGGTTACAGAGAACCGTAAGCTGAACGAGGGTGGGGAACGACACCTGATGCACCTGGAGCTGGATATCTCCAATTCCAAAATCAG GTATGAGTCTGGGGACCATGTGGCTGTGTATCCGGCCAACGACGCATCTCTGGTGAATCAGTTGGGTGAGATTCTGGGCACGGATCTGGATACAGTCATGTCACTGAACAATTTGGATG aGGAATCCAACAAGAAACACCCCTTCCCCTGCCCCACCTCCTACCGCACAGCCCTGACCTACTACCTGGACATCACCAACCCGCCCCGCACCAACGTGCTCTACGAGCTGGCCCAGTATGCCACGGACACTGGCGAGCAGGAGCAGCTCCGAAAGATGGCATCGTCCAGTGCTGAGGGGAAG GCTCTCTACCTCAGCTGGGTGGTGGAGGCCCGGAGGAACATCCTGGCCATCCTGCAGGACATGCCCTCGCTGCGTCCCCCCATCGACCACTTGTGTGAGCTCCTGCCCCGTCTGCAGGCCCGCTACTACTCCATCGCCTCCTCCTCCAAG GTTCACCCCAACTCCATCCACATCTGCGCTGTGACGGTGGAGTACGAGACCAAGACGGGACGGCTGAACAAAGGGGTGGCCACCAACTGGCTGAAGGACAAAGTGCCCAACGAGAACGGGAGGAACTCCCTGGTGCCCATGTATGTCCGGAAGTCGCAGTTCCGCCTGCCCTTCAAACCCAGCACGCCCGTCATCATGATTGGACCAGGCACTGGCATAGCCCCCTTCATCGGCTTCATACAGGAGCGAGCCTGGCTGAAGGAGCAGG GCAAAGAGGTGGGTGAGACGGTGCTGTACTACGGCTGCCGCCGTGAGCGGGAGGACTACCTGTACCGCCAGGAGCTGGCCCGTTTCAAGCAGGAGGGCGTCCTCACCCAGCTCAACGTCGCCTTCTCCAGGGACCAGGCTGAGAAG GTTTATGTCCAACACTTACTAAAGAAGAACAAGGAACACGTCTGGAAGCTGGTGAATGATGGAAATGCTCATATCTATGTGTGTGG GGATGCCCGCAACATGGCCCGGGACGTGCAGAACACTTTCTATGAGATCGTGTCTGAGTATGGGAACATGAATCAGTCTCAGGCCGTGGACTATGTAAAGAAACTGATGACTAAGGGCCGGTACTCTTTGGATGTGTGGAGCTAA
- the POR gene encoding NADPH--cytochrome P450 reductase isoform X2, whose protein sequence is MGCVYSVPGEEAAVSRSSPARDSSFIEKMKKTGRNIVVFYGSQTGTAEEFANRLSKDAHRYGLRGMAADPEEYDLSDLSRLSEIDKSLAVFCMATYGEGDPTDNAQDFYDWLQEADTDLSGLRFAVFGLGNKTYEHFNAMGKYVDKRLEELGAQRIFELGLGDDDGNLEEDFITWREQFWPAVCEHFGVEATGEESSIRQYELVVHTDVNMNKVYTGEMGRLKSYENQKPPFDAKNPFLAVVTENRKLNEGGERHLMHLELDISNSKIRYESGDHVAVYPANDASLVNQLGEILGTDLDTVMSLNNLDEESNKKHPFPCPTSYRTALTYYLDITNPPRTNVLYELAQYATDTGEQEQLRKMASSSAEGKALYLSWVVEARRNILAILQDMPSLRPPIDHLCELLPRLQARYYSIASSSKVHPNSIHICAVTVEYETKTGRLNKGVATNWLKDKVPNENGRNSLVPMYVRKSQFRLPFKPSTPVIMIGPGTGIAPFIGFIQERAWLKEQGKEVGETVLYYGCRREREDYLYRQELARFKQEGVLTQLNVAFSRDQAEKVYVQHLLKKNKEHVWKLVNDGNAHIYVCGDARNMARDVQNTFYEIVSEYGNMNQSQAVDYVKKLMTKGRYSLDVWS, encoded by the exons ATGGGATGTGTGTACTCGGTGCCAGGAGAAGAGGCGGCTGTGTCCAG aTCGTCTCCAGCAAGAGATAGCAGCTTCAttgagaagatgaagaagacG ggCCGAAACATAGTGGTTTTTTATGGTTCCCAGACGGGCACAGCAGAGGAATTTGCCAATCGCCTCTCCAAAGATGCTCACCGCTATGGTCTCCGTGGCATGGCAGCAGATCCTGAGGAGTATGACTTG TCGGACCTGAGTCGCCTCTCTGAGATTGACAAGTCCTTAGCCGTGTTCTGTATGGCCACGTATGGTGAGGGTGATCCTACAGACAATGCCCAGGACTTCTATGactggctgcaggaggctgaCACTGACCTGTCAGGTCTCCGCTTTGCA GTCTTTGGGCTGGGGAACAAGACTTATGAGCACTTCAATGCCATGGGAAAATATGTGGACAAGAGACTGGAGGAGCTTGGAGCCCAGCGCATCTTTGAGCTTGGGCTGGGAGATGATGATGGCAA CCTGGAAGAAGACTTCATCACCTGGAGGGAGCAGTTCTGGCCAGCAGTGTGTGAGCACTTTGGGGTGGAGGCTACAGGAGAGGAATCCAG caTCCGCCAATACGAGCTGGTGGTGCACACAGATGTGAACATGAACAAGGTGTACACTGGGGAGATGGGCCGGCTCAAGAGCTACGAGAACCAGAAGCC GCCATTTGATGCCAAGAACCCCTTCCTGGCTGTGGTTACAGAGAACCGTAAGCTGAACGAGGGTGGGGAACGACACCTGATGCACCTGGAGCTGGATATCTCCAATTCCAAAATCAG GTATGAGTCTGGGGACCATGTGGCTGTGTATCCGGCCAACGACGCATCTCTGGTGAATCAGTTGGGTGAGATTCTGGGCACGGATCTGGATACAGTCATGTCACTGAACAATTTGGATG aGGAATCCAACAAGAAACACCCCTTCCCCTGCCCCACCTCCTACCGCACAGCCCTGACCTACTACCTGGACATCACCAACCCGCCCCGCACCAACGTGCTCTACGAGCTGGCCCAGTATGCCACGGACACTGGCGAGCAGGAGCAGCTCCGAAAGATGGCATCGTCCAGTGCTGAGGGGAAG GCTCTCTACCTCAGCTGGGTGGTGGAGGCCCGGAGGAACATCCTGGCCATCCTGCAGGACATGCCCTCGCTGCGTCCCCCCATCGACCACTTGTGTGAGCTCCTGCCCCGTCTGCAGGCCCGCTACTACTCCATCGCCTCCTCCTCCAAG GTTCACCCCAACTCCATCCACATCTGCGCTGTGACGGTGGAGTACGAGACCAAGACGGGACGGCTGAACAAAGGGGTGGCCACCAACTGGCTGAAGGACAAAGTGCCCAACGAGAACGGGAGGAACTCCCTGGTGCCCATGTATGTCCGGAAGTCGCAGTTCCGCCTGCCCTTCAAACCCAGCACGCCCGTCATCATGATTGGACCAGGCACTGGCATAGCCCCCTTCATCGGCTTCATACAGGAGCGAGCCTGGCTGAAGGAGCAGG GCAAAGAGGTGGGTGAGACGGTGCTGTACTACGGCTGCCGCCGTGAGCGGGAGGACTACCTGTACCGCCAGGAGCTGGCCCGTTTCAAGCAGGAGGGCGTCCTCACCCAGCTCAACGTCGCCTTCTCCAGGGACCAGGCTGAGAAG GTTTATGTCCAACACTTACTAAAGAAGAACAAGGAACACGTCTGGAAGCTGGTGAATGATGGAAATGCTCATATCTATGTGTGTGG GGATGCCCGCAACATGGCCCGGGACGTGCAGAACACTTTCTATGAGATCGTGTCTGAGTATGGGAACATGAATCAGTCTCAGGCCGTGGACTATGTAAAGAAACTGATGACTAAGGGCCGGTACTCTTTGGATGTGTGGAGCTAA